In the Opitutales bacterium genome, one interval contains:
- a CDS encoding hybrid sensor histidine kinase/response regulator, which translates to MSGSSILITGFDTAHLHSLATLLTAANYQVGLSSGTQNAVTDALVSTPDIIVCERPESDLVHHFKSDKCTRHIPLVLLTDEEPLRAHSSALADITLQFDAQPEEILDAIQKLDTRRRHLIEHTEKKLVERWSHLPHEINTPLNGILGAAQVYLQLLGDGDTLDRETLRDGFGMILRSGRRLSRTAEKYLRYGEIVSGTDRNSENLRLSLIPIQTLMAEVIEVSCDSPDTQNRINLTLEKRDVRAVDFWLIHAVANILENALAYSPKQSPVTILGNCVGKSYELIIEDQGPGIAEPDLKKIAPFTQFNRDVTEQQGLGLGIFNARECLRRCNCQLNLESPHYGGLRAAIIMPLA; encoded by the coding sequence ATGAGCGGTTCTTCGATTCTTATTACCGGATTCGATACAGCACACCTGCATTCCCTAGCCACATTACTAACGGCTGCGAACTATCAGGTGGGTCTGTCATCAGGCACCCAAAATGCCGTAACGGACGCGCTCGTGTCTACCCCAGATATCATTGTCTGCGAGCGACCAGAATCTGATTTGGTCCACCATTTCAAAAGCGATAAGTGTACGCGTCACATACCTCTAGTTCTGCTAACGGATGAAGAGCCCCTGCGGGCCCATTCCTCGGCTCTGGCTGATATCACGCTGCAATTTGACGCGCAGCCCGAGGAGATATTGGATGCGATCCAGAAACTGGATACACGCCGGCGGCACCTAATCGAACACACAGAGAAAAAACTCGTCGAGCGCTGGTCTCACCTACCTCATGAGATTAATACCCCGCTCAATGGGATTCTTGGCGCGGCTCAGGTTTACTTACAGCTTCTAGGTGATGGAGACACACTTGACCGCGAAACACTGCGAGATGGGTTCGGCATGATCCTCAGATCCGGCAGGCGTTTATCGCGAACAGCAGAAAAATACTTACGATACGGAGAAATTGTCAGCGGCACGGATCGCAATTCTGAAAATCTACGTCTATCTTTAATCCCGATCCAAACTCTAATGGCGGAGGTGATCGAGGTATCATGCGATTCTCCTGATACCCAAAATCGTATCAATCTCACCCTCGAAAAACGCGATGTACGCGCGGTGGATTTTTGGCTGATCCACGCCGTAGCCAATATTCTTGAAAATGCGCTGGCTTATTCGCCTAAACAGTCTCCAGTAACTATTCTAGGCAATTGTGTCGGAAAAAGCTACGAACTCATCATCGAAGATCAGGGCCCCGGAATCGCAGAACCGGATTTGAAGAAAATTGCTCCATTTACTCAGTTTAATCGCGATGTCACGGAGCAGCAGGGTCTCGGCTTGGGAATCTTTAATGCGCGAGAGTGCCTGCGGCGTTGTAATTGCCAACTCAACCTAGAGAGTCCGCACTACGGTGGTCTACGAGCAGCCATCATCATGCCCCTTGCCTGA
- the gcvH gene encoding glycine cleavage system protein GcvH encodes MADIPENLKYTKDHEWVAIDSQTGIMTLGITDFAQESLGDITYVEMPDVGVQFDAGDTLGAVESVKAASDIYCPLAGEVVERNDALDETPEAINDSPYEAGWLVKVKLDDASAADELLDPSSYASVCE; translated from the coding sequence ATGGCTGATATTCCTGAAAATCTGAAATACACCAAAGATCACGAATGGGTCGCCATCGACTCTCAAACTGGGATTATGACCCTCGGGATTACAGATTTTGCTCAGGAAAGTCTCGGCGATATCACTTATGTAGAGATGCCTGATGTGGGTGTTCAGTTTGACGCTGGAGACACGCTAGGCGCCGTGGAGTCGGTCAAGGCAGCTTCGGATATCTACTGCCCGCTCGCTGGTGAGGTAGTTGAGCGCAATGATGCCCTGGATGAGACACCTGAGGCCATTAATGACAGTCCCTATGAAGCTGGATGGCTGGTCAAAGTGAAGCTGGATGATGCGAGTGCTGCTGACGAACTGCTAGACCCATCGAGTTATGCCAGTGTATGCGAGTGA
- a CDS encoding DNA gyrase/topoisomerase IV subunit A, which yields MSDRSSHLPEVTEMLGAYYADYASYVILDRAVPYIEDGLKPVQRRILHAMWEKDDGRYNKVANIIGHTMSYHPHGDASIGDALVQLGQKNLLIDTQGNWGNVLTGDSAAAPRYIEARLTKFAKEVVFNKKTTHWDKSYDGRNDEPIHLPVKFPLVLAQGIEGIAVGMACKILPHNFVELCDASIAALRDEEFILLPDFQTGGSADCSDYRDGLQGGRIRVRAHIEKGERKAILMITQLAYGTNTQTLISSIVNASDKGKIKIAKVEDLTSDQVRIKVTLPPGTDPDTAVDALYAFTDCEVSIAPNTAVIREGKPQFLGVSEILRLSAHHTRFLLKWELEIKQHELEEDWHFKSLERLYIEHELYDLLKKVSTNEEAHTVLRKALDPLLPLVDLKREVSHDDIERLLDVQTRRIIRHNVEAADKKLRDIEAALAQVRAYLKALTDYTIAWFEDLKRKYGKERERKTQLTNFDRIVAAQVAVANETLMLDSREGFAGYGLKRGGEYETIGKCSTMDDMVAFLKDGTMTVYRVGEKVFVGKNPLHLQLLPADDPTVYCLIYSDKASGKTFAKRFQIGGITRERVYEIVKEPKGTKILFFSALPNPETEAPTVWVRLRPQPRLRKDLIEFNFNELDIKGRGSQGNMVSNKPVKTVTKNRPPDAPRPTQGDLF from the coding sequence GTGAGCGACCGATCCAGCCACCTTCCCGAAGTCACCGAAATGCTGGGGGCCTACTATGCCGATTATGCCTCCTATGTCATCCTCGACCGCGCTGTGCCCTACATTGAAGACGGCCTCAAGCCAGTCCAGCGCCGCATCCTTCACGCCATGTGGGAAAAAGATGACGGACGCTATAACAAGGTAGCCAATATCATTGGCCATACGATGTCCTACCACCCGCATGGAGATGCTTCTATCGGGGATGCACTCGTGCAACTGGGACAAAAAAATCTCCTCATCGACACCCAGGGGAATTGGGGTAATGTGCTCACAGGTGATTCAGCAGCGGCCCCGCGATACATCGAAGCCCGCTTAACGAAGTTTGCAAAAGAAGTCGTCTTCAACAAAAAGACGACCCACTGGGACAAGTCTTACGACGGACGCAATGATGAGCCTATCCACCTTCCAGTAAAATTTCCACTCGTGCTCGCTCAGGGAATCGAAGGCATCGCCGTCGGCATGGCTTGTAAGATTCTTCCGCATAACTTTGTGGAACTGTGCGACGCTTCAATCGCCGCTCTGCGTGACGAGGAATTCATCCTGCTCCCCGATTTTCAGACCGGCGGATCGGCGGATTGCAGCGATTATCGAGACGGCCTTCAGGGTGGACGCATCCGCGTACGAGCTCATATCGAAAAAGGTGAACGCAAAGCGATCTTGATGATCACTCAGCTCGCATACGGCACCAACACACAGACCCTCATCAGCTCTATCGTTAACGCCTCCGACAAGGGTAAGATCAAAATTGCCAAAGTCGAGGATCTGACATCAGACCAAGTTCGTATTAAGGTAACGCTTCCACCGGGAACCGATCCAGACACTGCAGTCGATGCACTCTATGCGTTTACTGATTGCGAGGTCTCGATTGCACCAAATACAGCCGTAATCCGCGAAGGAAAACCTCAGTTCCTAGGCGTATCGGAAATTCTACGCCTCTCCGCCCATCACACACGCTTTCTGCTCAAGTGGGAACTCGAAATCAAGCAGCACGAGCTAGAGGAAGATTGGCATTTTAAGTCACTGGAGCGCCTCTATATCGAACACGAGCTTTACGATTTACTGAAGAAAGTGAGCACCAACGAAGAAGCTCACACCGTGCTACGTAAAGCACTCGATCCCCTACTCCCGCTCGTGGATCTAAAACGTGAGGTTTCCCATGATGATATCGAGCGCCTTCTTGATGTGCAGACCCGGCGCATCATCCGCCACAATGTCGAAGCAGCGGATAAAAAACTCCGCGATATCGAGGCTGCTCTAGCCCAGGTCCGCGCGTACCTCAAAGCATTGACTGACTACACTATCGCTTGGTTTGAAGACCTGAAACGAAAATACGGCAAGGAGCGCGAGCGTAAGACACAATTGACTAACTTCGATCGGATCGTTGCGGCTCAAGTAGCCGTCGCCAACGAGACTTTGATGCTCGATTCCCGTGAAGGCTTTGCGGGTTATGGGCTCAAACGGGGCGGTGAATACGAAACCATCGGCAAATGCTCCACTATGGATGACATGGTCGCCTTCCTCAAAGACGGTACGATGACTGTCTATCGAGTCGGTGAAAAAGTTTTCGTCGGTAAGAACCCGCTGCACCTGCAACTCCTTCCTGCCGACGATCCTACCGTGTATTGCTTGATTTATTCGGACAAGGCCTCGGGTAAGACTTTTGCCAAGCGCTTCCAGATAGGCGGCATTACCCGCGAGCGTGTCTACGAAATCGTAAAGGAACCCAAGGGCACAAAGATCCTTTTCTTCAGTGCCCTGCCCAACCCCGAAACCGAAGCCCCTACCGTATGGGTGCGCCTACGCCCACAACCACGCCTGCGCAAAGACTTGATTGAGTTTAACTTCAACGAGCTCGACATCAAAGGCCGCGGCTCCCAGGGCAATATGGTAAGCAATAAACCCGTGAAAACAGTCACCAAAAATCGCCCACCCGACGCTCCCAGACCCACACAAGGGGATCTGTTTTAG
- a CDS encoding DUF4160 domain-containing protein — protein sequence MPEISRFLGIIIRMYYRDHAPPHFHAEYGDFEITVELQTGIVKGSFPRRALKAVLEWYEINRDALIKNWELANERKALNPIAPLE from the coding sequence ATGCCTGAGATCTCCAGATTTCTCGGAATTATCATTAGGATGTATTACCGCGATCATGCTCCTCCTCATTTCCATGCCGAATATGGCGATTTCGAAATAACGGTGGAACTCCAAACGGGCATCGTTAAAGGGAGTTTTCCCCGACGTGCACTCAAAGCTGTGTTGGAATGGTATGAAATAAATCGCGACGCGCTCATAAAAAACTGGGAACTCGCCAATGAACGAAAGGCCCTTAACCCAATCGCACCTCTAGAATAA
- a CDS encoding DUF2442 domain-containing protein codes for MTFLHIVDARYLNGYSVWLRFNDGTETEVDLEQELDGPIFEPLKNPDYFRGFTLEGHTLCWPNGADFSPDFLRNLNIQEQSA; via the coding sequence ATGACTTTCCTCCACATTGTAGACGCTCGCTATCTGAATGGATACTCAGTCTGGCTGAGATTTAATGACGGGACAGAGACAGAGGTAGATCTCGAACAAGAACTCGATGGACCTATTTTTGAACCTTTGAAAAACCCGGATTATTTCCGAGGATTCACTTTGGAGGGGCACACACTGTGTTGGCCAAATGGCGCGGATTTTTCCCCAGATTTTCTCAGAAACCTAAACATCCAGGAACAATCTGCCTAA
- a CDS encoding nucleotidyltransferase domain-containing protein translates to MDLTDAIAVLLEHYPELQAIWCFGSRATGMARPDSDLDLALLLEPNQARDVRSLGCTPCVPALSLKLGLEIDLLNLRQLSTVVQLEVIRSGQVIHVADQEALLAFEMQVLSAYQKLNEERSGILKSFHETKRAYPV, encoded by the coding sequence ATGGACCTAACCGACGCAATCGCAGTTTTGCTGGAACACTATCCAGAATTGCAGGCGATTTGGTGCTTTGGGAGTCGAGCTACAGGTATGGCTAGACCCGATAGCGACCTGGATCTAGCTTTACTTTTGGAACCTAATCAAGCCAGAGATGTAAGATCGCTAGGATGCACACCGTGCGTACCAGCTCTCAGTCTCAAACTTGGGCTAGAAATCGATCTGCTAAATCTAAGACAGTTGAGCACTGTGGTTCAGCTCGAGGTGATACGCTCTGGCCAAGTGATCCATGTCGCCGACCAGGAAGCTTTACTTGCATTCGAAATGCAGGTGTTGAGTGCCTACCAAAAACTCAATGAAGAGCGGTCTGGCATTTTAAAAAGTTTTCATGAAACGAAGCGCGCCTACCCAGTATGA
- a CDS encoding DUF86 domain-containing protein, which produces MTDTLLQKIQSCQRCIHRVREIYSKSEIGFEDNFDAQDAAILNLIRMCELTIDIANLIVRRDKLGIPTSSAESFELLRQSKRIDRKLTSAMTAMVGFRNIAVHQYRELELSIVLSVIKTGMDDVIVFIDHLLETEGD; this is translated from the coding sequence ATGACCGATACGCTCTTACAAAAGATTCAAAGCTGCCAACGTTGCATCCATCGTGTTCGTGAGATTTACTCCAAAAGCGAGATCGGTTTCGAAGACAACTTTGATGCTCAAGATGCAGCCATATTAAATCTAATCCGCATGTGTGAGCTCACTATCGATATCGCGAATTTAATCGTTCGCCGCGATAAACTGGGTATTCCCACGTCCAGTGCCGAGAGCTTCGAGCTATTGAGACAAAGCAAACGGATTGACCGGAAGTTGACATCAGCGATGACGGCTATGGTCGGATTTCGAAATATCGCAGTTCACCAATACAGAGAACTCGAACTCTCGATTGTGCTCTCGGTTATAAAAACTGGGATGGATGATGTCATCGTATTCATCGATCACTTGTTGGAAACAGAGGGTGATTGA
- the argC gene encoding N-acetyl-gamma-glutamyl-phosphate reductase has translation MSKHAVFIDGSEGTTGLEIQQRLESREDIELIKIDSELRKDLSERARLIQEADAAILCLPDVAAREVVAAVGASSTKIIDASTAHRVDSEWVYGLPELCAEQRERLAETTRIANPGCHSTSYPLLLRPLVDAGILPVDAQITATSLTGYSGGGKNMIARFESETGDHLAACPYALGMQHKHLPEMQAFSGLESAPAFLPTVGRFFRGMILSIPLHASQLKGYLGDPKQIVEILSKRYADEPCIQVFPANDMSTAPQGLLDPTTCNHTNRVDLLVHATGPDYVLLQGRLDNLVKGASGAAVQNLNIALGAPELSGLTTQL, from the coding sequence ATGAGCAAACACGCTGTATTTATCGATGGAAGTGAAGGGACGACTGGGCTGGAGATCCAGCAGCGTCTCGAATCTCGTGAGGATATTGAGCTGATCAAGATCGATTCTGAGCTGCGTAAGGACCTTAGCGAACGTGCTCGCCTCATTCAGGAAGCTGACGCAGCAATCCTCTGCCTCCCCGATGTTGCTGCGCGCGAAGTGGTCGCAGCCGTCGGTGCCAGCTCGACAAAGATTATTGATGCGAGCACCGCTCACCGCGTGGATTCAGAATGGGTCTATGGCCTTCCAGAGCTCTGTGCTGAACAACGGGAACGACTCGCAGAGACGACGCGTATAGCCAATCCAGGGTGCCATTCCACGTCGTATCCATTGCTTTTGCGACCTCTGGTCGATGCGGGTATTCTTCCGGTCGATGCTCAGATAACAGCAACGTCTCTGACCGGTTACAGCGGCGGAGGTAAAAACATGATCGCCCGTTTCGAGTCAGAAACCGGAGACCATCTGGCAGCTTGCCCGTATGCACTTGGGATGCAGCACAAGCACCTACCTGAAATGCAGGCTTTTAGCGGTCTAGAATCGGCACCGGCTTTTCTTCCCACCGTCGGACGCTTCTTCCGTGGAATGATCCTGTCGATCCCATTGCACGCAAGCCAACTCAAGGGATACCTGGGTGATCCGAAGCAGATTGTTGAGATACTCAGCAAGAGGTATGCGGATGAGCCCTGCATCCAGGTGTTCCCGGCAAACGATATGTCTACTGCGCCCCAAGGCCTACTCGATCCGACGACGTGTAACCACACCAACCGCGTCGACTTATTGGTACACGCCACTGGCCCCGACTACGTCCTACTTCAAGGCCGCCTCGACAACTTGGTGAAAGGCGCCTCAGGCGCCGCCGTGCAAAATCTCAATATCGCGCTGGGTGCACCGGAGCTGAGCGGGCTCACGACTCAATTGTAG
- a CDS encoding glycoside hydrolase family 1, whose product MSEGARLFSSISWHSESGGWIYLRRDWKSKTELPPIVVGPGDAPLHVLKQVPPIEFGRHACYCYSPRSMIFLVDPETLGEFELGKDKLFLAGNFNDWQTAVGDKEWRLKREHIDGKLWLTKHVPRAWLANREKEIGPLTFKFVRGDNHWFQVDASAPNRVLDPQGVANYRCHLERTGRHVWQFDLGEDLARHAESLLWQGLKQSESISLPPQGDFRLLDTDLPMGVTREGDATVFRMFAPRASDVTVHLYWDLDEGEPTQLSLSRVGQGAWSVRSDLNWENAYYHYTIAGENQDASSHFEESFKVVDPYAVLMASAQGPGIVRTELPEFVEVDGYRTPSWQDLIVAECHLGDLVQLADVPRDGKPIPGYQEMIHLLKNPESYIRKMGVNALEFQPLQQMDKRRPEEYHWGYMTVNYFAPESSYAFDPAGGSQFEEIRAMVRAAHEQGIAVILDVVYNHVGEPSFLFFIDKAYYFETDPNYQLMNWSGCGNDLRCSAPMVKRLIIDSLVHWMTVFGVDGFRFDLAELIGVDVLKEIEVALKAVKPEVILIAEPWSFRGHIGGQLINTGYASWNDGYRDFIHEYVMAQGNQDGIRYFLKGSRDNFARFPAQTVNYTESHDDRSWIDRITENKESNGFLPQMVDRRRTHLMMAILMSSVGIPMIAAGQDFLRSKQGVNNTYQRGDLNALDYDRWVNYGSSHDYCRSWIAWRCSEQGRLLRLDQTQHDTYFRPYTPEGVSSLAMLYNANDALGGEKVLFAVNPHHHIVLIPVHDLVRQHYIQIADHERFDVYGLETARIRWTSQGLWMPPLSCGLWVSG is encoded by the coding sequence ATGTCTGAGGGAGCCCGTCTTTTTTCGTCCATAAGTTGGCATAGTGAGTCCGGTGGTTGGATTTATCTTCGCAGGGACTGGAAGAGTAAAACTGAGCTGCCTCCCATCGTGGTGGGTCCTGGAGATGCTCCTCTGCATGTGCTCAAACAGGTGCCGCCGATAGAATTTGGTCGGCACGCCTGCTATTGTTATTCTCCGCGCTCGATGATCTTTTTGGTGGATCCGGAGACGTTGGGCGAATTTGAGTTGGGTAAGGACAAACTTTTTTTGGCGGGAAATTTTAACGATTGGCAAACGGCGGTGGGCGATAAGGAATGGCGTTTGAAGCGGGAGCATATCGATGGGAAATTGTGGCTCACCAAGCATGTGCCGAGGGCATGGTTGGCGAATAGGGAAAAGGAGATAGGGCCGCTGACTTTCAAGTTTGTGCGTGGCGACAACCACTGGTTTCAGGTCGATGCTTCGGCACCCAATCGGGTGCTCGATCCTCAGGGTGTTGCGAACTACCGCTGCCATCTCGAACGGACTGGCCGGCATGTCTGGCAATTCGATCTGGGCGAAGATCTAGCTCGGCATGCGGAGTCCCTGCTGTGGCAAGGCCTGAAGCAATCTGAAAGCATCAGTTTGCCACCACAGGGGGACTTTCGTCTGCTCGATACGGATCTGCCAATGGGAGTGACTCGAGAGGGTGACGCTACCGTGTTTCGCATGTTTGCTCCGCGAGCGAGCGATGTAACAGTACATCTTTACTGGGACCTCGATGAAGGTGAGCCGACCCAGCTGAGTCTCTCGCGTGTCGGACAGGGCGCTTGGAGCGTCCGTTCAGATCTGAATTGGGAAAATGCTTACTACCACTACACGATAGCAGGAGAGAACCAGGACGCATCGTCGCATTTCGAAGAATCTTTTAAGGTGGTCGATCCCTACGCCGTGCTGATGGCGTCGGCTCAGGGGCCGGGAATCGTTCGGACAGAGCTTCCTGAATTTGTTGAAGTAGATGGCTACCGCACTCCCTCTTGGCAAGATTTGATCGTGGCTGAGTGCCACCTGGGTGATCTCGTCCAGCTGGCCGACGTGCCGCGCGATGGAAAGCCGATACCGGGCTACCAGGAGATGATTCATCTCCTTAAAAATCCGGAGAGCTACATTCGCAAAATGGGTGTCAATGCCTTGGAGTTTCAGCCCCTTCAACAGATGGATAAGCGGCGCCCTGAGGAATACCACTGGGGCTATATGACCGTGAACTACTTTGCGCCGGAGAGTTCATATGCGTTTGATCCGGCTGGCGGGTCTCAATTCGAAGAGATACGCGCGATGGTACGTGCCGCTCACGAGCAGGGTATCGCGGTCATTCTCGACGTGGTTTACAATCATGTCGGTGAGCCGAGTTTCCTATTTTTTATCGATAAGGCCTATTATTTTGAAACGGATCCCAACTACCAACTGATGAATTGGAGTGGCTGTGGCAATGACTTGCGTTGTTCAGCCCCCATGGTGAAGCGCCTCATTATAGATAGCCTGGTCCATTGGATGACAGTGTTTGGCGTCGACGGCTTCCGTTTCGATTTAGCTGAACTGATCGGTGTCGACGTCCTCAAGGAAATCGAGGTCGCTCTCAAGGCAGTGAAACCCGAGGTCATCTTGATTGCAGAGCCATGGAGTTTTCGTGGTCACATCGGTGGTCAGCTCATCAATACCGGCTACGCGTCGTGGAATGACGGCTACCGGGATTTCATTCATGAATATGTCATGGCGCAGGGTAATCAGGATGGTATCCGCTATTTCCTTAAAGGTTCTCGAGATAACTTTGCTCGTTTCCCCGCCCAGACCGTCAACTATACTGAGAGCCACGATGATCGTTCTTGGATCGATCGCATCACCGAGAACAAAGAAAGTAATGGGTTTTTACCACAGATGGTCGATCGCCGCAGGACGCATCTGATGATGGCGATCCTAATGAGTTCGGTCGGTATCCCCATGATCGCGGCGGGCCAGGATTTTCTCCGTTCCAAGCAAGGGGTAAATAACACCTACCAACGCGGCGATCTGAACGCTCTCGATTATGACCGCTGGGTCAATTACGGCTCGAGCCATGACTATTGCCGCAGTTGGATCGCTTGGCGTTGTTCAGAGCAGGGTCGTTTGCTCCGTCTGGACCAGACTCAGCATGATACCTATTTTAGGCCCTATACGCCGGAAGGCGTTTCTAGTTTAGCCATGCTTTACAATGCTAACGATGCACTCGGGGGTGAAAAGGTGTTATTCGCCGTGAATCCTCACCACCATATTGTGCTGATTCCTGTGCACGATTTGGTGCGCCAGCACTACATCCAGATCGCTGATCATGAGCGTTTCGATGTATACGGCTTAGAAACAGCCCGGATTCGCTGGACCTCTCAAGGACTCTGGATGCCACCGCTTTCCTGTGGCTTGTGGGTTTCTGGCTAG
- a CDS encoding SulP family inorganic anion transporter, translating to MTFKERFSDLTLRGDLLGGLTTAIISLPLALAFGVASGAGPQAGLYGAVIVGLFAALFGGSRTLISEPTGPMTVIMTAIITTMIAEDPENGLAGAFVVVLIAGLTQILFGVFKLGRYLTLMPYSVISGFMSGIGVLLIIMQMPALLGQPNPGGGALNVLIQIPQLLSQAAWQEILLGAIGMVCLFAIPKKMKRVVPPHLIALLLGTSVALIFFADVDIRRIGEIPMGLPDFRPPHLNLEKMPELVVDGIILGMLGCIDTLLTAMIADSLTRKQHDSNRELVGQGIANFISGLFGGLPGAGATMGTVVGIQVGARSPLAAILRALFLLIVILAIAPMLSGIPLALLAAIAVKVGIDILDWSFLKRAHQVSRTATVIMYGVMGITVFFDLLVAVGIGVFIANVLTIEKLSRLQSSGIRAIDDTDGELPLSDEERAIFRQGQGRLLLLHLNGPMIFGVAKAISREQAAVERANVLVLDLLDVPLLSTTVLLALENVIKDAQALDLPIFICTPDGEAHERLKKLQVTQNPSVIFCTSRLDALQRAVAAQPN from the coding sequence ATTACATTCAAAGAACGCTTTTCAGACCTGACTCTGCGCGGAGATCTGCTGGGTGGACTGACGACTGCAATCATCTCTCTGCCCTTGGCCTTGGCATTTGGTGTTGCCTCAGGTGCGGGGCCACAGGCAGGGCTCTACGGTGCAGTCATTGTAGGATTATTTGCTGCTCTATTCGGCGGGAGTCGCACCCTGATCTCTGAGCCAACAGGACCGATGACAGTCATCATGACAGCAATCATTACCACAATGATTGCCGAAGATCCTGAAAACGGCCTGGCTGGCGCATTCGTGGTCGTCTTAATCGCCGGGCTCACACAAATCCTCTTCGGAGTGTTCAAGCTGGGCCGCTACCTGACGCTCATGCCCTACAGCGTCATTTCAGGATTCATGTCAGGGATCGGCGTCTTGCTCATCATCATGCAAATGCCGGCATTGCTCGGTCAGCCAAACCCGGGTGGCGGAGCACTAAATGTCCTTATCCAGATCCCACAGCTCTTGTCACAGGCTGCCTGGCAAGAGATTTTACTCGGAGCGATCGGTATGGTTTGCTTGTTTGCCATACCCAAGAAAATGAAGCGTGTGGTGCCACCACACCTCATCGCCCTGTTATTGGGGACAAGCGTAGCCCTTATATTTTTTGCAGATGTCGATATCCGCCGCATTGGAGAGATCCCGATGGGCTTGCCTGACTTTCGCCCGCCTCATCTCAACCTAGAAAAGATGCCCGAACTTGTGGTCGACGGGATCATTCTCGGGATGTTGGGCTGTATCGATACCCTCCTCACTGCGATGATCGCTGACAGCTTGACCCGTAAGCAGCACGACTCCAACCGCGAGCTGGTCGGTCAAGGCATCGCCAACTTCATTTCGGGACTCTTTGGCGGACTCCCCGGCGCAGGCGCAACCATGGGAACCGTGGTCGGCATTCAAGTCGGAGCACGGTCGCCCCTCGCCGCCATCCTGCGCGCTCTATTTCTACTGATTGTTATCTTGGCGATTGCGCCCATGCTGTCCGGCATACCCCTCGCCTTATTGGCAGCCATCGCTGTCAAAGTCGGGATCGACATCCTCGATTGGAGTTTCCTCAAACGGGCTCACCAAGTCTCCCGGACTGCCACCGTCATTATGTATGGCGTGATGGGGATCACCGTATTTTTCGACCTGCTGGTCGCAGTTGGTATCGGAGTCTTCATCGCCAATGTGTTGACCATCGAAAAACTATCGCGCCTGCAGTCCTCTGGTATCCGCGCTATCGACGACACCGACGGCGAGTTGCCGCTCAGCGATGAAGAACGCGCCATCTTCAGACAGGGACAAGGCCGCTTATTGTTACTTCACCTCAACGGCCCAATGATCTTTGGCGTCGCGAAAGCTATCTCGCGCGAACAGGCCGCAGTCGAACGAGCCAACGTTCTTGTGCTCGATCTACTGGATGTGCCCCTTCTCTCTACCACCGTTTTGCTGGCACTGGAAAACGTCATCAAAGACGCTCAAGCACTCGATCTCCCCATTTTTATCTGCACGCCTGACGGGGAGGCCCATGAGCGCCTCAAAAAACTCCAGGTCACCCAGAATCCGAGTGTCATATTCTGCACATCGCGCCTCGATGCCTTGCAACGTGCCGTCGCCGCTCAGCCAAATTGA